One window of Halopseudomonas maritima genomic DNA carries:
- the rmuC gene encoding DNA recombination protein RmuC, with translation MQASQWTTDIIVITAVIAAACALVGFFASALRQGRQLSSLAAQLEQAKQAQASAAADSASVAEQLRLTNERYQALQLTESELKARLQSSAENITRVTEEQQQSKNDNAALQLRLEQATLQHHDAARRLEAVQAEGRAQQDRINDLRERLQQGEETNQQLHADRDRLKDELAGEGKRAKSLETAERDLREQLAESKQQLRERAEAFAGLQQQFKTLSSEHTALQTTLQKREEHFQEQMSQLADTRKSLTQEFENLANKIFEEKGKTFTQTSQTSIDGMLKPFREQIDGFQKRINEVHDASLQGNTSLNAEIRKVLDIGMQMSKEANNLTSALKGDSQQRGAWGEAQLRRTLEMSGLVEDAHYEVQSAFKDADGRSKQTDYLIKLPDGKHIIIDSKVSLVAYDRAVAAESVEDQQLAMAEHVKAVRKHIDDLASKDYTNLVGMHSPDFVLMFMPIEPAYIEAMKHNKDLFEYGYKKHIVLVSHTTLIPILRTVSNLWMIERSNAEAREISEKAGDIYNQVCTVAERLAKLGGTLNTASNHYNNTVKALAGQQGLYGKVDRFSQLSAKVSKSLPALDPTHMDFETERLSLIVEAIEEPQLEVLPHGEKAPANTLTQA, from the coding sequence ATGCAAGCGAGTCAATGGACTACTGACATCATTGTGATCACCGCAGTTATTGCAGCCGCCTGTGCGCTGGTTGGTTTTTTTGCCTCGGCTTTGCGTCAGGGGCGTCAGCTAAGCTCGTTGGCTGCTCAGCTTGAGCAGGCGAAACAGGCACAAGCTTCAGCGGCTGCGGATAGCGCCTCGGTGGCAGAGCAGCTCCGGCTGACAAACGAGCGCTATCAGGCGCTGCAACTGACAGAGAGCGAGCTGAAAGCCCGGTTGCAGTCTTCTGCTGAGAACATCACGCGTGTGACTGAGGAGCAGCAGCAAAGCAAGAATGACAACGCGGCCTTACAGCTGAGGTTGGAACAGGCAACGCTGCAGCATCACGACGCCGCCCGCCGTTTGGAAGCTGTTCAAGCCGAAGGTCGAGCTCAGCAGGATAGAATCAACGATCTACGCGAGCGCCTGCAGCAAGGAGAAGAAACCAATCAGCAACTGCACGCCGACCGTGACCGTCTGAAAGACGAGCTGGCGGGTGAGGGCAAGCGCGCCAAGTCACTGGAAACCGCTGAACGGGACCTACGTGAACAATTGGCCGAGAGCAAGCAGCAGCTGCGTGAACGGGCAGAGGCTTTCGCTGGTCTCCAGCAGCAGTTCAAAACGCTGTCATCCGAGCACACCGCACTCCAAACCACCTTGCAAAAGCGTGAAGAGCACTTTCAGGAGCAGATGAGCCAGCTGGCGGATACCCGCAAGTCACTGACCCAGGAGTTCGAGAATCTGGCCAACAAGATTTTCGAAGAGAAGGGCAAGACCTTTACCCAAACCAGTCAGACCAGCATCGATGGCATGCTCAAGCCCTTCCGCGAGCAAATTGATGGCTTTCAAAAGCGCATCAACGAAGTGCACGACGCTTCTTTGCAGGGTAATACCAGCCTCAATGCCGAGATCCGCAAGGTGCTCGATATCGGTATGCAAATGAGCAAGGAGGCCAATAACCTGACCTCTGCGCTCAAGGGTGACTCCCAGCAGCGCGGAGCCTGGGGCGAGGCGCAGCTGCGCCGTACCTTGGAAATGAGCGGGCTGGTGGAAGATGCGCACTACGAAGTGCAGAGCGCCTTCAAGGATGCCGATGGCCGCTCCAAACAGACCGATTACCTGATCAAGCTGCCTGACGGCAAGCACATTATCATTGACAGCAAAGTGTCACTGGTCGCGTATGATCGCGCCGTCGCGGCGGAGTCGGTCGAAGACCAGCAACTGGCAATGGCCGAGCACGTCAAGGCGGTGCGCAAACACATCGATGATCTGGCCTCCAAGGACTACACCAACCTGGTTGGCATGCACAGCCCGGACTTCGTGCTTATGTTCATGCCCATCGAGCCCGCGTACATCGAGGCCATGAAGCACAACAAGGACCTGTTCGAGTACGGCTACAAGAAGCACATCGTGTTGGTCTCGCATACCACGCTTATCCCGATTCTGCGTACCGTCTCCAACCTCTGGATGATCGAGCGCAGTAATGCTGAAGCGCGTGAAATCAGCGAAAAGGCCGGGGACATCTACAACCAGGTCTGCACTGTCGCCGAACGGCTGGCCAAGCTCGGCGGCACGCTCAATACCGCGAGCAACCATTACAACAACACGGTCAAGGCGCTGGCCGGCCAGCAGGGCCTGTACGGCAAGGTAGACCGTTTCAGCCAACTGTCTGCCAAGGTCAGCAAGAGCCTGCCGGCCCTTGACCCAACCCATATGGACTTTGAAACCGAGCGGCTGTCGCTGATCGTCGAAGCCATCGAAGAACCGCAGCTTGAGGTGTTGCCACACGGCGAAAAAGCACCGGCTAATACGCTCACTCAAGCCTGA